The following are encoded in a window of Sphaerisporangium siamense genomic DNA:
- a CDS encoding deoxycytidylate deaminase, protein MSDKFPRLVYTGRGRPGWDTYFLGITRAVSLRGDCSRRRVGAVLVRWDRRIASTGYNGVPPGALGCLEGPCERVSRALQGDVLCPGYSDCRSVHAEANALLYASKDDCAGSTLYITDEPCTSCLKLIRGAGVARIVTPNGELS, encoded by the coding sequence ATCAGTGACAAGTTCCCCCGACTCGTCTACACCGGCCGAGGTCGTCCCGGCTGGGACACCTACTTCCTCGGAATCACTAGAGCAGTATCTCTCCGTGGTGACTGCTCACGTCGCCGAGTTGGAGCTGTCCTGGTTCGGTGGGACAGGCGTATTGCCTCCACCGGGTACAACGGCGTCCCTCCTGGCGCCCTCGGATGCCTGGAAGGCCCGTGTGAGCGCGTATCAAGAGCGCTACAGGGCGATGTTCTCTGCCCTGGCTACAGCGATTGCCGAAGCGTCCACGCTGAGGCCAACGCCCTGCTCTACGCCTCCAAGGACGACTGCGCCGGCTCAACCCTCTACATCACCGACGAACCCTGCACGAGCTGCCTGAAGCTGATCCGCGGTGCCGGTGTGGCCCGCATCGTCACCCCGAACGGAGAGCTGTCTTGA
- the thyX gene encoding FAD-dependent thymidylate synthase: MLVELIASTRFDAVTFQEATGFQSEPWTPSADLLAEAAGRQCYEAWERKNPATATNRGYLANIIDHQHFSVLEHASATFLVHGVSRSLLAELTRHRHLSFSVESQRYVDQTGREPAVPPALRGTDMEGDLHAFHAEAVDLYVQVRNALAEQGVPRKQAREAARAFLLNAQPVNLIVTGNLRAWREVLTKRYHVAADAEIRELADEILTHLRCIAPSTFQDFGDVIGNEEIRRAA; encoded by the coding sequence TTGCTCGTCGAGCTGATCGCCAGCACTCGATTCGACGCCGTCACCTTCCAGGAAGCCACCGGCTTCCAGAGCGAGCCCTGGACTCCCTCGGCTGACCTCCTGGCCGAGGCCGCCGGCCGCCAGTGCTACGAAGCCTGGGAGCGGAAGAACCCCGCCACCGCGACGAACCGCGGCTACCTCGCGAACATCATCGACCACCAGCACTTCTCGGTGCTGGAGCATGCGAGTGCGACCTTCCTCGTCCATGGTGTCAGCCGGTCCTTGCTGGCCGAGCTGACGAGGCACAGGCACCTGTCCTTCTCCGTCGAGTCCCAGCGCTACGTGGACCAGACCGGCCGAGAGCCGGCCGTCCCGCCCGCCCTGCGGGGGACCGACATGGAGGGGGACCTGCACGCCTTCCACGCCGAGGCGGTCGATCTGTACGTACAGGTCCGGAACGCACTGGCCGAGCAGGGCGTACCTCGCAAGCAGGCTCGCGAGGCAGCGCGGGCGTTCCTTCTCAACGCCCAGCCCGTGAACCTCATCGTCACCGGCAACCTGCGCGCCTGGCGCGAGGTGCTGACGAAGAGGTACCACGTCGCTGCCGACGCTGAGATCCGCGAGCTGGCGGACGAAATCCTCACGCACCTTCGCTGCATCGCCCCCAGCACTTTCCAGGACTTCGGCGACGTCATCGGCAACGAGGAGATTCGCCGTGCGGCCTGA
- a CDS encoding Lsr2 family protein, with the protein MATRTITVCDWHKGGKVEAVHHNTWTNLRGEPKQNDLCDEHQQEFVRAWDCIEQGSSSLATVSGSSRRAGNSRKANPARTSGPSESALIRAWARSVGEEVSEHGRVSFTVERKWKQAGRPNVLANSQVTDQGKRGRL; encoded by the coding sequence ATGGCAACGAGAACCATTACCGTATGCGACTGGCACAAGGGAGGGAAGGTCGAGGCGGTCCACCACAACACGTGGACCAACCTCCGCGGCGAGCCGAAGCAGAACGACCTGTGCGACGAGCACCAGCAAGAGTTCGTGCGGGCCTGGGACTGCATCGAGCAGGGCTCATCCTCGCTCGCCACCGTCTCCGGGTCGTCCAGGCGTGCTGGCAACTCCCGCAAGGCGAACCCTGCCCGCACCAGTGGGCCGAGCGAGTCCGCTCTGATCCGGGCGTGGGCCCGGTCGGTGGGGGAGGAGGTGAGCGAGCACGGCCGAGTGTCCTTCACGGTGGAGCGCAAGTGGAAACAGGCCGGTCGCCCGAACGTCCTAGCGAACTCACAAGTTACGGACCAGGGAAAACGGGGACGATTGTGA
- a CDS encoding thioredoxin family protein, whose translation MNFYFFSPTCGPCKQISPKVDAAIKAGAHIQKVDASTDHGRYLARLFGVSATPAYVKHDFSVLVGNEVAKEFE comes from the coding sequence ATGAACTTCTACTTCTTCAGCCCCACCTGCGGCCCATGCAAGCAGATCTCCCCGAAGGTCGACGCCGCGATCAAGGCCGGGGCCCACATCCAGAAGGTCGACGCCAGCACCGACCACGGGCGTTACCTCGCCCGGCTGTTCGGCGTGAGCGCCACGCCGGCCTACGTGAAGCACGACTTCAGTGTCCTCGTCGGTAACGAGGTGGCGAAGGAGTTCGAGTGA
- a CDS encoding ATP-binding protein, translated as MVDRCRQSRKANPPGTRSPAAERKGERMRTGSLLGVTHLVGSREAPKAARDYVRATLGKDHPALDDVTLLASELVTNSSLHSDSRAGGRITLALADCGDLIHVDVTDAGGENFPRMFNDPLAESGRGLRIVRSTAQQWGICDARTERTIWFEVPYKRLPQRTLACPRQRPSPDAGFSYGSAMRETVQRARRTLRESVTQDRAQRRPQ; from the coding sequence ATGGTAGACCGCTGTCGCCAATCTAGAAAGGCGAATCCCCCAGGGACACGCAGCCCTGCGGCCGAGCGAAAAGGCGAGCGCATGCGGACAGGAAGCCTATTAGGCGTAACTCATCTAGTCGGGTCCAGAGAAGCGCCGAAGGCCGCTCGTGACTATGTCAGGGCGACGCTCGGAAAGGACCACCCAGCCCTGGATGATGTGACGTTGTTGGCTTCCGAGCTTGTGACGAACTCTTCGCTGCACTCCGATTCGCGCGCTGGCGGCCGGATCACACTCGCTCTCGCTGATTGTGGAGATCTGATTCACGTGGATGTCACGGACGCGGGCGGCGAGAACTTTCCCCGGATGTTCAACGACCCTCTGGCCGAGAGCGGCCGAGGGCTCAGGATCGTGAGGAGCACCGCTCAGCAGTGGGGCATCTGTGATGCCCGCACTGAGCGGACGATCTGGTTCGAGGTGCCCTACAAGCGGCTCCCGCAGCGGACGCTCGCCTGCCCTCGGCAGCGGCCCTCGCCGGACGCTGGATTCTCCTACGGGAGCGCCATGCGGGAGACAGTTCAGCGAGCTAGGCGGACGCTCAGGGAGAGCGTCACGCAGGATCGCGCGCAGCGCCGGCCCCAGTAG
- a CDS encoding DNA polymerase, with the protein MRIHEMRLSGRTVTGHVIESEEDLPAFAAWAGSRTEFGFDTEATGLDVYQSRFRLRTAQFSAGDQTWFLPVEQHPRFAWYTATTLRHAKKLYIHNAAFDLQVVDRHLGVPLAKLYPKTIDTSIISRLVDSRARREGGTGHTLEELVEVYIDPVAAKEIKGSVRQQCKDLKLKKADYFEKVPIGDEIYQIYALMDPVLAWVLAKTLLPRVPDSARHLISYEHEVARICSEISKKGFLLDREYTTELAGRLRGEEAHWLTVIKEEVAKLDVFDGDQFNPGSTDQVAAALRCMGHTQFQKTPTGKDKVDDALLEGLEKDGLTFAKAIREYRKAGKWASTWPESFLANADEDGRCHAWINTMQARTARMSITGIPAQTLPSSDWMVRRCFLADEDEVSGSIDYQAQELRMAAALSGDERMHRAFKNGEDLHQITADAAGVSRKVGKMANFLVCYGGGWKALVEQAKVDPATAKKTIEGFNAAYPGVAKLAKEMTRTAGKQGYIETITGRRLYVDPNRAYSAINYAIQSASRDVTARGLIKSDKAGLTSFLRLPIHDEVVGSLPRAQANDLAKEIGECLRTQIRGVDFVTEPEVAKRSWGSLYGADY; encoded by the coding sequence GTGCGGATTCACGAGATGCGGCTCTCGGGCCGCACTGTCACCGGCCACGTCATCGAGTCCGAGGAAGACCTGCCCGCGTTCGCCGCGTGGGCAGGCTCCCGGACCGAGTTCGGTTTCGACACCGAGGCGACCGGCCTGGATGTCTACCAGTCCCGGTTCCGGCTGAGAACCGCCCAGTTCTCGGCCGGGGACCAGACCTGGTTCCTGCCCGTCGAGCAGCACCCGCGCTTCGCCTGGTACACCGCCACCACCCTGCGCCACGCGAAGAAGCTCTACATCCACAACGCGGCCTTCGACCTCCAGGTGGTTGACCGCCACCTGGGGGTCCCCCTCGCCAAGCTGTACCCCAAGACCATCGACACCAGCATCATCTCCCGCCTGGTGGATTCCCGGGCCCGCCGAGAAGGCGGGACGGGCCACACCCTGGAGGAGCTGGTCGAGGTCTACATCGACCCGGTGGCCGCCAAGGAGATCAAGGGCTCGGTCCGCCAGCAGTGCAAAGACCTCAAGCTCAAGAAGGCCGACTACTTCGAGAAGGTCCCCATCGGGGATGAGATCTACCAGATCTACGCCCTGATGGACCCCGTGCTCGCCTGGGTGCTGGCCAAGACCCTCCTCCCGAGAGTCCCCGACAGCGCCCGGCACCTGATCTCCTACGAGCACGAGGTGGCCCGGATCTGCTCGGAGATCAGCAAGAAGGGCTTCCTGCTCGATCGGGAGTACACCACCGAGCTGGCCGGCCGACTGCGCGGGGAAGAGGCACACTGGCTGACCGTCATCAAGGAAGAGGTCGCCAAGCTCGACGTCTTCGACGGCGACCAGTTCAACCCCGGCAGCACCGACCAGGTGGCCGCGGCCCTGCGCTGCATGGGCCACACGCAGTTCCAGAAGACGCCCACCGGCAAGGACAAGGTGGACGATGCCCTCCTTGAGGGCCTGGAGAAGGACGGCCTGACCTTCGCCAAGGCCATCCGGGAGTACCGCAAGGCCGGAAAGTGGGCGAGCACCTGGCCCGAGAGCTTCCTGGCCAACGCCGACGAAGACGGCCGATGCCACGCATGGATCAACACCATGCAGGCTCGCACGGCCCGCATGTCCATCACGGGCATCCCGGCCCAGACCCTCCCCTCCTCTGACTGGATGGTCCGCCGCTGCTTCCTCGCCGACGAGGACGAAGTCTCCGGCTCCATCGACTACCAGGCCCAAGAGCTGCGCATGGCCGCCGCGCTGTCCGGCGACGAGCGCATGCACAGGGCCTTCAAGAACGGCGAAGACCTCCACCAGATCACCGCCGACGCCGCAGGCGTCAGCCGCAAGGTCGGCAAGATGGCCAACTTCCTGGTCTGCTACGGCGGCGGCTGGAAGGCCCTTGTCGAGCAGGCCAAGGTCGATCCGGCCACCGCCAAGAAGACCATCGAGGGCTTCAACGCCGCCTACCCCGGCGTCGCCAAGCTGGCCAAGGAGATGACCCGCACCGCAGGCAAGCAGGGCTACATCGAGACCATCACCGGCCGCCGCCTGTACGTGGACCCCAACCGGGCCTACAGCGCCATTAACTACGCCATCCAGTCCGCCAGCCGCGACGTGACCGCCCGAGGGCTCATCAAGTCCGACAAGGCCGGACTTACTTCTTTCCTTCGCCTGCCCATCCATGACGAGGTCGTAGGCAGCCTGCCCAGGGCCCAGGCCAACGACCTGGCCAAGGAGATCGGCGAATGCCTCCGGACTCAGATCCGAGGCGTGGACTTCGTCACCGAACCCGAGGTGGCGAAGCGTTCCTGGGGCTCCCTGTACGGGGCCGACTACTAA
- a CDS encoding helix-turn-helix domain-containing protein, with the protein MSRSNEIDPHESPRALFAFELRRHRTSAHLTQRQLAQRIGFSESMVAMVESMKRVPTERFAQLCDEALGLDGAMARLFMATKWQTAPEYFRPWLEEEQDATGLRSWEPNLIPGLLQTEPYAREMFATAPGITTEEVEERLAGRMRRQSILNRDKPPMIGIVMDEAVLHRRIGGAEVMRAQLQFMLEVAQHPKVTLQIVPYEAEAHCGLIGGFIIAEKNGAPYAAYADAQPVGRTLDDREVITQLAARYDVIRAEALPFKQSVKLIKEVVNQRDW; encoded by the coding sequence TTGTCCCGAAGCAACGAGATAGATCCACATGAGTCCCCACGTGCGCTTTTCGCCTTCGAGCTGCGCAGGCACCGGACCTCCGCACACCTCACACAAAGGCAGCTCGCCCAGCGAATAGGGTTCTCCGAGTCCATGGTCGCCATGGTTGAGTCCATGAAGCGCGTCCCCACCGAGCGCTTCGCCCAGCTCTGCGACGAGGCCCTTGGGCTTGACGGGGCCATGGCCCGTCTGTTCATGGCCACGAAGTGGCAGACGGCGCCGGAGTACTTCCGGCCGTGGCTGGAGGAGGAGCAGGACGCCACGGGCCTTCGCAGTTGGGAACCGAACCTCATCCCCGGCCTGCTCCAGACGGAACCGTACGCCCGAGAGATGTTCGCCACGGCACCCGGCATCACCACCGAAGAGGTCGAGGAACGACTGGCCGGCCGGATGCGGCGACAGTCCATACTCAACCGGGACAAGCCCCCCATGATCGGCATCGTCATGGATGAGGCCGTGCTTCATCGGCGGATTGGTGGGGCGGAAGTCATGCGGGCACAGCTACAGTTCATGCTCGAAGTCGCCCAGCACCCCAAAGTGACTCTTCAGATCGTTCCCTACGAGGCTGAGGCACACTGCGGGTTGATCGGCGGATTCATCATTGCGGAGAAGAACGGGGCGCCGTATGCCGCCTACGCGGACGCGCAGCCCGTTGGGCGCACGCTGGATGACCGCGAGGTAATCACGCAGCTAGCAGCCCGGTATGACGTGATCAGGGCCGAGGCCCTACCGTTCAAGCAATCGGTCAAGCTCATCAAGGAAGTGGTGAACCAACGTGACTGGTGA
- a CDS encoding DUF397 domain-containing protein — protein sequence MTGDLRSACWRKSTFSGDTGNCVEVASNLPGLRAVRDSKVPAGPALAVSPAEWSAFVTGLKDGTLNA from the coding sequence GTGACTGGTGACCTTCGGAGCGCCTGCTGGCGCAAGAGCACCTTCAGTGGTGACACAGGTAACTGTGTGGAGGTCGCGTCCAACCTGCCCGGCCTTCGCGCCGTTCGGGACAGCAAGGTCCCGGCCGGCCCCGCCCTGGCCGTCTCGCCGGCCGAGTGGTCGGCCTTCGTGACCGGCCTCAAGGACGGCACGCTCAACGCCTGA